In Bradyrhizobium sp. 195, the sequence CCCGCGCGAGCGCAGCATCAATGCCGTGGTGAGACCACCGATACCGCCACCGACGATAATCGCCTTCATCGCCCAAACTCCACTCGAAACACAGGCAATGGGTTAACGTCGCACGGGCGGTCACTCCGCCGCAAGCGGCTTTGTCGCCTCCGCCTTGAGCTCGGCCCGGGTCTTGGGCTTAGCCTTAATGCGCAGCTCGTCGAGGTCCTGCCGATCGCGGACGCTGTTGCGGAAAATTTGCTCTTTTCCCGGCAGATATTGTGGCGGACAGAACGCCTCGTTTGCTCCGTACCAGGCCGCCGCCTTCATGGTGAAGAACGGGTCGACCAAATGCGGGCGGCCGAGCGCGACGAGATCCGCCCGGCCGCCGGCCAGGACGGTGTTGGCCTGGTCCGCCGTCGTGATGTTGCCGACGCACATCGTGGCCACGCGCGCCTCGTTGCGGACCTGATCCGAGAACGGTGTCTGGAACATGCGCCCATAGATCGGCTGCGCGTCGCGGACGGTCTGCCCCGTCGAGACGTCGACGAGATCGACACCGGCTTCGGCGAAGGCGCGCGCGATCGCCACCGCGTCATCGCCGGTGATGCCGCCGTCGGCCCAGTCGGTCGCAGAAATGCGCACCGACATCGGCTTGTGCGAGGGCCACACCGCCCGTAGCGCCTCGAAGATTTCGAGCGGGAAACGCAAACGGTTCTCGAGCGAGCCGCCATACTCGTCCGTGCGGTTGTTCGTCAGCGGCGAGATGAAGCTCGCGAGCAGATAGCCGTGGGCGCAGTGCAGCTCCAGCATGTCGAAGCCGCAGCGCTCGCCGCGCTCGGCCGCCGCGACGAAAGCATCCTTCACCGCGTTCATGCCGGCACGATCGAGCTCGCGCGGCACCTGACTGTCGGGGAAATAGGGCAGCGGCGATGCCGAGAACACGTCCCAGCCGCCATCTTCCAGTGGCCGGTCCATCCCGTCCCACATCAGCTTGGTCGCGCCTTTGCGGCCGGCGTGGCCGAGTTGCAGGCAGATTTTCGCGGCCGAATTGCCGTGGACGAACTCCACGATGCGCCGCCAGGCGGCCTCCTGCTCGTCGTTCCACAAACCGGCGCAGCCGGGCGTGATGCGGGCATCGCGGCTCACGCAGGTCATCTCGGTGAAGATCAGCCCGGCGCCGCCAATCGCGCGCGAGCCATAATGCACCAGGTGGAAATCGGTCGGCACGCCTTCCTTGGCCGAATACATGCACATCGGCGACACCACGGCGCGATTGGCGAGCTTCATCTCGCGCAAGCGGAACGGCTGGAACAGCGGCACCATCGGACGGTCAGTGTCGACATCGAAGCCGCTGCCGCGCACCTGCCTGGCGAACGACTTGTCGACCTCCGCCACGAAATCCGGCGCGCGGAGCTTGAGATTGTCATAGGTGATCGCCTTCGAACGCGTCATCACGCCGAAGGCAAACTGCACGGGATCAAAATTCCAGAAGCGATCGACATGCTCGAACCAGACCAGCGAGACGTCGGCGGCGTGCTGTGTCTTCTCGACTTCCTCACGGCGGCCATGTTCATAGAGATCGAGCGCCGCCTTGGTGCTCGGCGCGTTCTGCATGGCGTCGGCCAGCGCAATCGCGTCTTCCATCGCGAGCTTGGTGCCGGAGCCGATCGAAAAATGCGCGCTCGCCTTGGCATCACCAAGCAGCACCATGTTGTCCTTGACCCAGCGCTTGCTGCGGATCATCGGAAAATTGCGCCACATCGAGCGATTGGTGAGCAGCTTGTGCCCGTCGAGGAACCAGCCGAAAATGTCGGCCATGCGCGCGGCGGACTGGGTCTCGTCCAGCCCGGTCAGCCCGGCCCGCTCAAAGGTCTCAGGGTCGGTCTCGAAGATCCAGGTCGAGTGTCCGACCTCATACTGATAGGCGTGGGCGATGAACGGACCCCACTCGGTCTCCTGGAAGATGAAGGTGAAGGCGTCGAGCGGCCTGGTTGAGCCCATCCAGGCGAACTTGTTGGAGCGGACGTCGACCTGCGGCTGGAAATGGTCGAGATATTTCTCCCGGAAGCGGCTGTTGATGCCGTCGGCAATCAGGATGAGATCGGCATCGGCGAAGCGGGAGTCGTCCTCGACGTCCACCTCGAAGTGCAGGACAACGCCAAGCTCGCGGGCCCGCTCCTGGAGAATCAGAAGCAGTTTGCGCCGCGAGCAGCCGCAAAAGCCGTTACCGCCGACCCGGTGGACGGTCCCGCGAAAATGCACCGCGATGTCGTCCCAATAGGCGAATTCCTGGGTGATGCGGCGGTAGCTCGGAAGATCGTGCTTTTCGAAATTGTCCAGCGTGGCGTCGGAGAATACCACGCCGAAACCGAACGTGTCGTCGGCCCGGTTGCGTTCATAGACCGCGACGTCGGCGCTCGGGCGCTGCTTCTTGAGCAGGATCGCAGCGTAGAGACCCGCGGGTCCGCCACCGATGATCGCGACTTTCATAGGAGCCTCGCCAATCCACCCGGCCATGAAACTATTTTAAGCCTAAAATAATTTCGCGCAAGTCCCCTTGCTGACGATACCGGGGAAAGGCGCCCGCTCAATCGCCCCTGAAGACCGGCTTGACCTTGTTGGCGAAAGCCTCGAAAGCGCGCGTGAAATCGGCCGTCGTCATGCACAGCGCTTGGGCGACGGCTTCCGCCTCGATCGCCTCCTCCACCGACATGGCCCATTCCATTGCCAGCATCCGCTTGGTCATGGTGTTGGCGAAGGTCGGCCCTTCCGCGACCTGCTTGGCCAGCGATTGCGCCTGGGTCAGCACCTGCTCCGGCGTCACGATGCGGCTGAAGAAGCCCCAGCGCTCGCCCTCCTCCGCGGTCATGAACCGCCCAGTGTAGAGCAGCTCGGAGGCGCGGGACTGTCCGATGATCCGCGGAAGGATCGCGCAGGCGCCCATGTCGCAACCGGCGAGGCCCACCTTGTTGAACAGGAACGCGACCTTGGCCCCGCTCGCTGCGAGGCGCATATCCGATGCCATGGCGACGATCGCACCGGCCCCGGCACAGATGCCCTCGACCGCAGCCACGATCGGCTGCGGGCAGGCCCGCATCGCCTTGACGAGGTCGCCGGTCATCCGCGTGAAGGCCATCAGCCCCTTGGTGTCCATCTTCACCAGCGGACCGATGATCTCGAACACGTCACCGCCGGACGAGAAATTACCACCGGCGCCGGTGACGACGATGGATCTGACCTCGTCGTCGAATGCGCAAGCGCGGAAGAAGTCGGTCAGCTCCCGGTAGCTTTCGAACGTCAGTGGATTCTTTCGTTCGGGCCGGTTGAGCGTGACCGTCGCAACGCCGTCGACCACCGCCAGCAGGAAGTGCTGCGGCGAATAGTCCGCGAGCGGAATGGTGACGGGATTTGCTGGTCTGCTCATGCGATCTCCTTGGCTTCCTTGTTCCGCGCCTGCGCCAGGCACGCTAGACCTCGCCCCCGGCCACTGCAATCGCCTGCCCTGTGATCGCACCGGCGCCTTCGCCGCACAACCAAAGAACCGCGTCTGCCACCTCCTGAGGCGTGATCAGGCGTCCTTGCGGATTGTGCTTGGCGAGCTCTGCGATCGCCTGCTCGCGGCTACGCCCCGTCTTGGTCATGATGTTCTCGATGCTGCCGGCGACGAGATCCGTGTCCGTGAAGCCGGGACACACCGCGTTCACGGTGACATTGCTGCCGGCCATCTCGAGGGCAAGGGAACGCACGAGGCCGACCACGGCGTGCTTGGCCGCAACGTACGCACTGACATAGGCGTAGCCCTTCAACCCCGCCGTCGACGCGACCGCGACAATACGGCCGTAGGGACGGCCCTTCATGTCCGGCAGCACGGCACGGACGGCGTGGACCACGCCCATGAAGTTGACATCCATCATGCGCGTGAAAAGAGCGGTGTCCGACTTCGCGAATGGCGCCGATTCAGCGCTGCCAGCGTTGGCAATGAGGATATCGATCGGCTGCCGCACGCTCGCCTCGGCAATGGCGGCCTTCAATGACGCTTCGTCGGAAACATCCGCGACGGACGCAAAATGCGCGGCGCCGGCGTCGACCGCCTCTGCGAGAGTCGCCGCATTCCGGCCAAGCACGGTCACGGTGGCCCCGGCACCGACGAGAGAGGCCGCGATCGCGCGGCCGATGCCGCGACCTCCACCTGTCACCAGCGCGTGCGGCGAGTGCGGCAATCCGGACATGCGCAGGCTCCCTCGGATCTCGTGATCGTTGCTCCCTATATTTTAACCTTCAAATTTTTGCAACGAAAGCGGCGGTCGCCGCCCCGAACATCACGGCACGCGAGGCGGCCCGAAAATTGCTTTAAGTATAAAATTATTGCTTCCCATCCCCCACAGGCCTGTTAGCATCACAGCGCCGAGCAAAAGGATGTCGCGTGTCGCAGCCTGCGCCAATGATAACAAAGGACGGACGCTTCTCCTATGAAGCCGCGGGCGATCCGAACGCGACACCTCTGATCTTCCTGCATGGCATCGGTGGCGCTGCGCGAGCCTGGCGGCGCCAGCTTGCCACATTCGGGCGCCGCTTCCGCGCCATCGCGTGGGATATGCCGGGCTATGGCGGATCGGCGCCGCTTGCCAGCGTCAGCATCGCTGCCCTGGCGCAGGCGCTCCAGCAATTCATCGAGCAACTCGGGGCAACCAGACCCATTCTCGTCGGCCACTCGATCGGCGGCATGATCGTCCAGAAATGGCTGGTACAGTCCCCGAAACCGGCTCGCGCGGTCGTGCTGGCGCAGACCAGCCCCGCCTTCGGCAAGGCCGATGGCGACTGGCAGAAGTCGTTCATTGCGGCGCGGCTCGGGCCACTCGATCGCGGCGAGACGATGAAATCGCTGGCGCCGTCGCTGGTGAAAGAACTCGTCGGCGACGATCCGGATCCAAAGGGAATGGAGCTTGCGCGCGAGTGCATGGCAAGCGTGCCGGAGGCGAGCTATCGCGCCATGATGCTAGCCTTGATCGGGTTCGATCAGCGCAGCACGCTCAAGGACATCTCCGTTCCGACGTTGCTGCTGTCCGGGTCCAAGGACAACAACGCGCCGGCACCGATGATGGCGAAAACGGCGAGCTACATCCCCTCCGCCGAATATGTCGAACTGCCCGGCGTCGGCCATCTCGCCAACCTCGAGCGTCCCGATGCCTTCGACGAAGCGCTTGGCCGCTTCCTGAATTCCGTTACGACCAAAGCGTAAGGTGACGACGCGATGACCATGCAAGTCAGCAAGACCATCGGCGCGAGTAACAAGGTGGCGCTGGATGCGCCGATCTTCGATCCCGTCGCATTCCGCCTGAACGACGAGCAGGCCGGCATCATCGCGCGCGCCCGCGAGATCGGCCAGAGCGTGTTCGCCGCTCGCGCCGCCGCTTACGATCGCGAGGCGATCTTTCCGGTCGAGAACTACCGCGACCTGCACCGCGTCGGCCTGCTTGGCATCGCCGTTCCCAAGAAACACGGCGGGCTCGGCGCGAACTACCAGACATACGCCTTGGCGGCGGCCGAGATCGGCCGCTATTGCGGTGCGACCGCGCTGACCTGGAACATGCATGTCTGCTCGACCCTGTGGTCGGGCCCACTCGCCGACGACCTCGACATGGACGCCGAAACCCGGGCTGAGCACGAGCGGCGTCGGGCGGTGCACTACAACCGCATCATCGATGACGGCGCGATCTATTCGCAGCCTTTCTCGGAGGGTGGTGCGGCCGCCGCCGGCGGCGTCGCCTTCGGCACGGAAGCAAAACCCGTGGAAGGCGGCTGGATCGTCAACGGCAAGAAGATCTTTGCATCGCTCTCCGGCCACGCCGACTATTACGGCGTGCTTTGCACCGAGATCGAGGAAGGCGAGAAGGCATCGCGCCGCAACACGCTTTATCTCGCCATCTCCGCCAAATCGGACGGCGTCTCGGTCGTCGGCGACTGGGATCCGCTCGGCATGCGCGGTACGGTTTCGCGGACGCTTCTTTTCAAGGATGTGTTTGTACCTGGCGATTCTGCGCTGATGCCGCGCGGCGTCTATTTCCAGGCCGCGATGCGCTGGCCGCACATGTTCCTGACGTTGTCGCCGACCTATATGGGCCTGGCGCAAGCCGCCTACGATTTCACCGTGCGATACTTGCGCGGCGAAGTGCCGGGCATGCCGCCGGTCAAGCGGCGGATGTACCCGACCAAGCAGATCGCGGTCGCGCAGATGCAGATCAAGCTCGAACAGATCAAGGCGATCTGGTTCCAGGCCGTCACCGAAGCGTGCGCCAATCCGAGCAAGGAACAGGTGCTGCGAGCCTATGCCGCGCAATATTCGGTGATGGAGGGCGCCAACGAGCTCGCCGCGCTCGCGATCCGCACCTGCGGCGGTCAGGCCATGCTTCGCTCGCTGCCGCTGGAGCGGATCTATCGCGACAGCCGCTGCGGCTCGCTGATGCTGCCCTGGACTGCCGAATTGTGCCTCGACCGGATCGGACGCGAGGCGCTGTATGAGGCTGGCGAGACGGACGACTGATCGTGGACCTTTGCAGTCTGATCGATCGCAACGCGGCGTTCGCGCCAGACAAGACGGCCATTGCCTTCGAAGGGGAACGGCTGAGCTATGCGGCTTTCGCCGCGCGCATCGAGCGGACCGCTACGGCATTGAAGCAGCAGATCGGCGTCGGCCGCGGCGACCGCGTTGCCATCCTCAGTCTGAATCGGCCGGACTATCTGGTTCTGCTTTATGCCTGCGCGCGACTTGGCGCGATGCTGGTGCCGCTGAACTGGCGCCTCGCCGTCGCCGAGCAACTCTTCATTCTCAATGACGCAGGCGCCAAGGTGCTGGTGCTCGAGCAGGCCTTTGAGGGCGTTGTTTCCGAGCTCGGGCGGACCGCGCCGGGGACGGCGGTCGTCGGCCTCGACTTTGCGCCGCCTCGCGGCACGACATTGGAAAGCCTGCTGACGCGCAGCGACGGCACCAGCCGAAATCCGCACACCGATCTCTCCTGCCCGCTGCTCATCGTCTACACATCAGGAACAACCGGGCGACCGAAAGGCGCGGTGCTGCGCCAGGAGGCGCTGTTCTGGAATGGCGTGATGAGCCAGCACATGCACAACATGACGTCCGATGACCATGTGCTGACCGTGCTGCCATTCTTCCACGTCGGTGGCCTCAATATCCAGACGACACCCGCGCTGCAGCTTGGCGCGACCGTCACGGTCCACGCGCGTTTTGCGCCGGAAACTGCGCTTGCGGCCATCGAACAGGAACGGCCGACACTCACCGTGATGGTGCCTGCGATCATCCAGGCAGTGAGCGAGCATCCCGCCTGGGCGACTGCGGATCTTTCGTCGCTCAAGGCCGTCGCCACCGGCTCGACCATCGTGCCGCCGCACCTGATCGAGCGTTTCCTCGCGCGCGATGTCCCGGTGCTTCAGGTCTACGGCTCGACCGAAACCTGCCCGATCGCGGTCTACACGCGGCTTGGCGGCGACCTTTCGCGCGCGGGATCGACCGGCCTTGCCGGCCTGTGCTGCGAAGCGAAGGTGGTCGATCATTCCGGCAACGAGGTGCCAGCGGGCACGCCGGGCGAGATCGCGGTGCGCGGAGCCAACGTGTTCTTCGAATATTGGGGTAACGAGACCGCGACGCGCGACGCATTGCACGACGGCTGGTATCGCACCGGCGATATCGGCTTGTGCGACGCCGACGGCTATTTCTGGGTGCGCGACCGCAAGAAGAACATGATCATTTCGGGGGGCGAGAACGTTTACCCGGCGGAGGTCGAGCGCGTCCTGCTCGAACACCCCGATGTCAGCGAATGCGCCGTGATCGGCCGGCCGGACCCGCGCTGGGACGAGGTCCCGATCGCCTATGTCATCCCCCGATCCGGCTGCCGGCTCGAAGCGAACGAGCTGACAGCCCATCTCCAGGCGCAACTCGCCCGCTACAAGGTGCCGCGCGACATCGTCTTCGTCACCGACCTGCCGCGCACGGCGCTGGGAAAGGTCCAGCATTTCCTGCTGAAACAACTTGATGCGCAGTCCCGCGCGCAAGGAGAAGCATCTTGAAGATTGCGGTTCTGGGCGGGGGAAACGGCTCTTTCGCGGCTGCAGGCGATTTTGCGCTGTCGGGGCATGAGGTCCGGCTGTGGCGCCGCGATGCCGATCAGGTCGCCGCGCATCGCGCCGCCGGCTCGCGCATCCTGGTGAGGGATCACAACGGCCGCCATGACGTGACGCTCGCGCTGGTCACGACCGATATGGCCGAGGCCGTGGACGGCACGGAGCTGATCCTGTGCCCCGCTCCGGCCTTCGCGCAAGCAGACATTGCCCGCCTGCTCGCCCCGCATTTGCGGGACGGTCAGGTCGTATTCTTGCCGCCGGCGACATTCGGCTCGATGATCCTCGCGCAGGCTGCGCGGGATGCCGGGAACCATGCGAAGGCGAGCTTTGCCGAAACCGGCACATTGCCGTGGCTCACCCGCAAGCACGGACCATTCGAGGTCGCGGTCACCATCCGCGCCAAGCGGCTTCCGGTCGGCGTGTTCCCGCTCGACCAGATGCCGCATGCACTTGAAGTCATCGGACGCGCTTTCCCGGACGTGATCGAACCGTGTGGCGACGCGCTGTCCGGAGCGCTGATGAATGCAGGACCCATCATCCACCCGCCGTTAATCGTGATGAACGCCGGTCCAATCGAGCATTTCGAGCGCTGGGACATTCACAAGGAAGGCACGCAAGCCGCGATCCGTCGGGTCACCGACGCACTCGACGCGGAACGCATCGCGGTCCGCGAGGCGCTCGGCTACGGTGCGCCACATTTCCCGCTCGCTCATCATTACGCGAAGGAAGGCGAGATCTGGATGTATGGCCGCGGGTCACACGACCGGCTGACCGAATCCGGTGACTGGCGCGAACGGATCGTGCTGACCGAGCATCGCTACATGCGTGAGGATTTGCGGCTTGGGTTGTCTCTGCTGGTGTCCGTCGCCGGCCTGGCTGGCGTGGCCACACCGCTGGCCAATGCGTTCCTGTCGATCGGTGGTGCGGTCTGCGGCGAGGATTTTGCGCGAGGTGGCCGAACGCTTCAAACGTTGGGGCTCGACAATCTCAGCAAGGCTGAATTGCAGACGCTGCTTCGC encodes:
- a CDS encoding bifunctional salicylyl-CoA 5-hydroxylase/oxidoreductase, which codes for MKVAIIGGGPAGLYAAILLKKQRPSADVAVYERNRADDTFGFGVVFSDATLDNFEKHDLPSYRRITQEFAYWDDIAVHFRGTVHRVGGNGFCGCSRRKLLLILQERARELGVVLHFEVDVEDDSRFADADLILIADGINSRFREKYLDHFQPQVDVRSNKFAWMGSTRPLDAFTFIFQETEWGPFIAHAYQYEVGHSTWIFETDPETFERAGLTGLDETQSAARMADIFGWFLDGHKLLTNRSMWRNFPMIRSKRWVKDNMVLLGDAKASAHFSIGSGTKLAMEDAIALADAMQNAPSTKAALDLYEHGRREEVEKTQHAADVSLVWFEHVDRFWNFDPVQFAFGVMTRSKAITYDNLKLRAPDFVAEVDKSFARQVRGSGFDVDTDRPMVPLFQPFRLREMKLANRAVVSPMCMYSAKEGVPTDFHLVHYGSRAIGGAGLIFTEMTCVSRDARITPGCAGLWNDEQEAAWRRIVEFVHGNSAAKICLQLGHAGRKGATKLMWDGMDRPLEDGGWDVFSASPLPYFPDSQVPRELDRAGMNAVKDAFVAAAERGERCGFDMLELHCAHGYLLASFISPLTNNRTDEYGGSLENRLRFPLEIFEALRAVWPSHKPMSVRISATDWADGGITGDDAVAIARAFAEAGVDLVDVSTGQTVRDAQPIYGRMFQTPFSDQVRNEARVATMCVGNITTADQANTVLAGGRADLVALGRPHLVDPFFTMKAAAWYGANEAFCPPQYLPGKEQIFRNSVRDRQDLDELRIKAKPKTRAELKAEATKPLAAE
- a CDS encoding enoyl-CoA hydratase family protein, whose product is MSRPANPVTIPLADYSPQHFLLAVVDGVATVTLNRPERKNPLTFESYRELTDFFRACAFDDEVRSIVVTGAGGNFSSGGDVFEIIGPLVKMDTKGLMAFTRMTGDLVKAMRACPQPIVAAVEGICAGAGAIVAMASDMRLAASGAKVAFLFNKVGLAGCDMGACAILPRIIGQSRASELLYTGRFMTAEEGERWGFFSRIVTPEQVLTQAQSLAKQVAEGPTFANTMTKRMLAMEWAMSVEEAIEAEAVAQALCMTTADFTRAFEAFANKVKPVFRGD
- a CDS encoding SDR family NAD(P)-dependent oxidoreductase, which gives rise to MSGLPHSPHALVTGGGRGIGRAIAASLVGAGATVTVLGRNAATLAEAVDAGAAHFASVADVSDEASLKAAIAEASVRQPIDILIANAGSAESAPFAKSDTALFTRMMDVNFMGVVHAVRAVLPDMKGRPYGRIVAVASTAGLKGYAYVSAYVAAKHAVVGLVRSLALEMAGSNVTVNAVCPGFTDTDLVAGSIENIMTKTGRSREQAIAELAKHNPQGRLITPQEVADAVLWLCGEGAGAITGQAIAVAGGEV
- a CDS encoding alpha/beta fold hydrolase, with product MITKDGRFSYEAAGDPNATPLIFLHGIGGAARAWRRQLATFGRRFRAIAWDMPGYGGSAPLASVSIAALAQALQQFIEQLGATRPILVGHSIGGMIVQKWLVQSPKPARAVVLAQTSPAFGKADGDWQKSFIAARLGPLDRGETMKSLAPSLVKELVGDDPDPKGMELARECMASVPEASYRAMMLALIGFDQRSTLKDISVPTLLLSGSKDNNAPAPMMAKTASYIPSAEYVELPGVGHLANLERPDAFDEALGRFLNSVTTKA
- a CDS encoding acyl-CoA dehydrogenase family protein, with the protein product MTMQVSKTIGASNKVALDAPIFDPVAFRLNDEQAGIIARAREIGQSVFAARAAAYDREAIFPVENYRDLHRVGLLGIAVPKKHGGLGANYQTYALAAAEIGRYCGATALTWNMHVCSTLWSGPLADDLDMDAETRAEHERRRAVHYNRIIDDGAIYSQPFSEGGAAAAGGVAFGTEAKPVEGGWIVNGKKIFASLSGHADYYGVLCTEIEEGEKASRRNTLYLAISAKSDGVSVVGDWDPLGMRGTVSRTLLFKDVFVPGDSALMPRGVYFQAAMRWPHMFLTLSPTYMGLAQAAYDFTVRYLRGEVPGMPPVKRRMYPTKQIAVAQMQIKLEQIKAIWFQAVTEACANPSKEQVLRAYAAQYSVMEGANELAALAIRTCGGQAMLRSLPLERIYRDSRCGSLMLPWTAELCLDRIGREALYEAGETDD
- a CDS encoding class I adenylate-forming enzyme family protein; protein product: MDLCSLIDRNAAFAPDKTAIAFEGERLSYAAFAARIERTATALKQQIGVGRGDRVAILSLNRPDYLVLLYACARLGAMLVPLNWRLAVAEQLFILNDAGAKVLVLEQAFEGVVSELGRTAPGTAVVGLDFAPPRGTTLESLLTRSDGTSRNPHTDLSCPLLIVYTSGTTGRPKGAVLRQEALFWNGVMSQHMHNMTSDDHVLTVLPFFHVGGLNIQTTPALQLGATVTVHARFAPETALAAIEQERPTLTVMVPAIIQAVSEHPAWATADLSSLKAVATGSTIVPPHLIERFLARDVPVLQVYGSTETCPIAVYTRLGGDLSRAGSTGLAGLCCEAKVVDHSGNEVPAGTPGEIAVRGANVFFEYWGNETATRDALHDGWYRTGDIGLCDADGYFWVRDRKKNMIISGGENVYPAEVERVLLEHPDVSECAVIGRPDPRWDEVPIAYVIPRSGCRLEANELTAHLQAQLARYKVPRDIVFVTDLPRTALGKVQHFLLKQLDAQSRAQGEAS
- a CDS encoding NAD/NADP-dependent octopine/nopaline dehydrogenase family protein, giving the protein MKIAVLGGGNGSFAAAGDFALSGHEVRLWRRDADQVAAHRAAGSRILVRDHNGRHDVTLALVTTDMAEAVDGTELILCPAPAFAQADIARLLAPHLRDGQVVFLPPATFGSMILAQAARDAGNHAKASFAETGTLPWLTRKHGPFEVAVTIRAKRLPVGVFPLDQMPHALEVIGRAFPDVIEPCGDALSGALMNAGPIIHPPLIVMNAGPIEHFERWDIHKEGTQAAIRRVTDALDAERIAVREALGYGAPHFPLAHHYAKEGEIWMYGRGSHDRLTESGDWRERIVLTEHRYMREDLRLGLSLLVSVAGLAGVATPLANAFLSIGGAVCGEDFARGGRTLQTLGLDNLSKAELQTLLRNGF